The nucleotide window TACACTGCTATAAACATGACAACCAGTGATACACAAGTCAAAGACTTCCTGTTTTTAACATGCAAACGCAACCACTGTCTTAGAAAATCAGTGTTTATATAGACAGTACAGAGAGAAGAACAAAACACCATGTTTTTTGATTCCTGCTTGCATGCATTGACTTAACGCATCTCTGAATGCAAACGTCTGTCAAGGAAACGCGTGTTTTTCTGAATCCGTGCGCAAATGCCAGCATCtttctttataaaatatacCTGTGGCTTTGGCTTTGCGTGCGATCATCAGATTTTTGATCCATGCTGTTACTGTCCTCCGCTCCGCGCTCATTATTTATCATGATTGATAAACAGCTGACCGGCTCATCCGGGTTCTGCTGCTACGGATTCAATAATACGTCGATGACTCACTGCTGCCATCTAACGACCTGGAAGAAGAAAGGGTGCTTTTAGACTTCAGAATAGCTAAATATATGTTTGGATATACGTCTagaatagacagacagaaaataaCAGGCATAACGATCTATTGACAGGCAAACACTTACAGACAGACCGATcgatgtgtgtgtatgtgtgataaATACATACCAACAAACAGCTCTTTAAACATCTACATGAGTAAAAGTACTACAAAATAAAGTTTAGGGTGACAATACGTCCTCTTGTTCTATAAATTGCCCAAAATTTTGGTTTTACTTGCTGAAGGTAATGACTGACAAGTAGATTGACCAATAGCGTGCAGGCATTGTTCATAATCGACCAATCATGGCGTGCCTATCCAACCTCAAATACagcatactgttttttttattatctgcAACcagtaaatgcattatttattgttttatttatatggcACATGTAATTTCTAGATGAGACattataaaacaaagaaaaacaaacctgATTCATCAACTGCTGTGCTGGAGGGCTTCTGTTGACCAATGACACAATTACAATTACCAGAGCATTGAAATGAGAAGACTCACATGACCATCAGGTCAGCATACCTTTGCAAACGTGGGACAAAAAATGACCGGCTCCACAACAATAGAGTCATCCATGCAGAAGCTCTGCTGAGCCAAGAGATACAGAACAGTGAATGAAACACAGCCAAGAGCCACAGGTTACTGCATACAGTTACTCTGACACAAAGAAACTGagaatttacagtaaatatggCTGTAAATTCAGTTTATGATTTCACAATGGATACCTTGGAGAGAAAGGCTGCTCCACTCAGCAACTTCAGAGGAAAAATTCTTCTCATTGTCAATGTGGCAACCTTCTGAGGGTCCACTATTGAAGAGGTATTGTAACTGttgaaaaatttaatatttttcaaccattttttttcaactttttaaaatttttttatgtGGTGGAACCAtcaattaaaaatcatttaacttttaaaatatttgtaaaataagaaataaaataaaattaatatgtaaaatgttaataatctgTACAGTATCACAGGATGAATGCACTCATGGACATGTATGGAGGCCTGAAATTCACTGTGCTTGGATTTCCCTGCAATCAGTTTGGCCTACAGTCACCTGGTAAGATCTACTGACTTATTTATTGGTTCAGTGTACACAGAACAGATGTCAGGGTCCATAAAATCTATTGAATTgtacagtttatttattatataagtgagactggggctagttgtcaaATGAGGAAGCTGTAACATCTGTATGATGGTTTTGAAcacctaattaaaaaaaaaaaattttttttttcccaaatgtaccaaatgtgtttaattttttaaaaagaaatgaatattttttaaatactttaattcagcaaggatgcattaaaatgcattatttctatattatttcattatttctcattatttctaaattgcaaatatttctatttcaaataaatgctgttcttttaaacttctaataatcaaagaatcctgaaaaaaaggtaaataaataaacaaataaatgcatgtatcacatttccacaaaaatatgaatcagcacaaatgttttcaacatttttttttttttttaagatttatttttggtgtttttatgcctttatttggataGGACAAGTGTAAATGGACAGGATTCGAACTCAGGTCACCCATAGCGCAATATGTCGACGCACTAACCACAAATGGTTTCacactgataataattataactgtgacttaagcagcaaatcagcatattagactgatttctgaaggatcgtgtgacactgaagactggagaaatgatgctgaaaattcagctttgcatcacaggaataaattatatttttaaatatattcaaatagaaaacagttttttgaaattataaaaatatttcacaatattactgtttttactgcattttttttatcaaataaatacagccttgaaaaaacttttttgccaacaaaaaacttttgaccactGATGTACTTTCTGCTTTACTTTAGAGgaattactttaaaatttaaagattGTCTGTAACACATTTCACCTACTCTTCCCCAGAGGAGAACCACGAAACCCTGAATGTTTTGCAGTATGTGAGACCAGGACGAGGTTTCCTCCCAAAGTTCCCCATCTTCAGCAAGATCGAGGTGAACGGCTCTGATGAACATCCTCTGTACGCCTACCTGAAGGTACTGAAAGTGCCACAGATTGGAAATTATAATTTGCATAAACAAAATGAAGTCTGTTTTAGGACTtagacttttcttttttgtaggAAGCTCTTCCATTTGTTAACCCAGTCATCGGAGACATCAGGAAGCTCTACTGGTCTCCCATTAAGGCCAATGACATCCGCTGGAACTTTGAGAAGTTTCTCATCACCCCAGAGGGAATTCCTTACAAAAGGTACCAAATTCAGTGTAATTAGCATTTTATGTCCtaaataaagaagaagaagtttAGAGTGActctacaaaaatataataccatgattgaccaatcagaatcaagtattttaCAGAGCGatgtaataaatgcaaataattggGATTTGTAACTCCATTGAATTGTCTATTTCAGGTATGATCCTCACTGCCAATTTGAAGATGTGGAGCGAGACATTGCAACACTTCTGCAAGGAAGACATTTATCATAATGCATCCATAACCAGCTCTCTGATTATGATTCATCTCTGGATTCATTCAGATTCTAATTTTTCCTCTTTCCTAGATCCAATCAGAttaattcagtcatttttctgacattttctatGAGTGAATCTCATGAAAATGTCTCAAACATATttcacttcaaaatcatttgaaaaaataaaaaattaaatatataaaaaaaataataataataataataatgtaataaaaataaattgcacaAACATTATTCCTAaaattgtctttatttttttttctaaaatgataattaatttttttgtgctaTTATTTGttctaatttaataaataaataaataaataaaatatttggcagAATATGtgtaattgtcatgaaaataaatgtttatattcttaaaataggctttatgtttttttttaattcaaattaaatttaattcattttattgtaattcaaaaataatgatatattatttacacacacaaagaaattgtgttatttgttacatttatgctgatttatttaaaaaatatttttaaaatattaaaaatatacaaaaaatggaAGAATGTGTGCAATGgtcatgaatataaataaataaataaataaataaacaaataaaaataataattctaacattgacttaattttctttcttaaaattctatttaatttaattttcttttgttttttttttttacaaaaaatggaagaatgtgggtgaaatattatgaaatgttttttttttttttttaaattcaaattaaatttaattaattttattgtaattcaaaaatactggaattttcttttctttttttttttcttttttttttttttttgtttcatgatTCATCCCATTCACAGCAGACTTATGAAACTGAATCTGAATTCTGCACAGAATTCAAAATTCTATACCTCTTAGAGTTCCATCTCTTCAGCTGCATTATGTGTCTACAGAAAGGGCTTAGGTTGTGATTCTGGACAAATCCATACcgtccgttttttttttctccaaagcaTCTCTTCTTCAGTGTGGCGGCACAGTGACGATCCCTCAGGAAATGCCGTCCGGCAGCTGAGCTGGATTTGATAGGGAAGAGTGGATCTGATCTTTAGTGCATTCACTCAGATCCCCTCCTGACCCAAGACGCCCGCTGAGACAGGAGACCTGCAGAAAGCTTTTACCATGACACCTGCAGTAACAGTAAAGATGATTTTAACTTTAAAGGTGTACCGCTGCTTTATTTGGATGCTGAAAGAGGAAAAAACTCATTCATATGGCAAAATCAAAAAGAAAGTTTAAatgtgaaactaaaataaattattcaattgAAGCCTGTCCAATAGCAAATAACTAATTtagtaatttcatttaatttaaaatttaatttaatttaataatttaatttaatcttaaaattaattattaaaatattttttaatgaataaatacattttctcagcacaattaaaagaaagtgtaaatgtaaaactaaaacaaatcatTAAATTGAGGCCTGtccaattgaaaaaaaaacattacaattttaacatatttttcaataaatagataaatgaaTACATTCTCTCTCCTTATCACTCCACAGCCAGAATCATTAAATTGGACCTTAATTATGCACAAAATTGAGAattttaatcaatcaatcaatcaatcaatcaatacattttaaatgaactattcattaatattttctaattttgtatcattagaaataaatacatgaatggtaataaaatagaaatataatttttaggtgaacaatTCATTTAGGAGATAAAGTCCTAAATTggataagaaaatatataaaatttttttaaatttaggaaCATTAATGTTTTCTgcattctgacattattttcaaatattgaatAAGCCAGATTTATTAAATAGGATCTGAATTCtgaatttctaaataaataagaaaaggtAAATAAAATCCTCATTGTGAGTTTAGCCGGTAATGGCATTTTTTCTCCACTAGATGTCAGTGTTGTACAGTCAGACTACAGCTCTGCTTTAAACAGATTAActaacattcatttatttaaacagacaCTGATGCAAAAAAAGAGTAGACATGTGCTTCTCAAATCAGAACTTAaagtctaaaaacatttataatggcAGCTAGaagtaaatcattaaaactgTGTAGGAGCAGGTGTGCAGAATACAGCCATCTCTTAATTATAGACTGTAAAATACAGTTAGATGTGTGTGATTACAGACTGTAGAATTCATACTGCATGTGAAGCATGAAATCTGCTGTGTGGCCTTTGCTCGGGCTGCTGCTCTCTGTAGAGACAGATGCCTGATTTCCTGCTTTCTTAATTGCATCTGACTGTCGATTTGAGCCGCTTATAATGAGGCGCTCACTACAGCACATGTTTTAGATGTTTCTGCTGTCACTACAGGAGCATTTGCATGTTTCTGGCAGGGAAATGTGTGGAATTGCATTAAATGTAATTGTTCTCTTTGGTGAAATATCTCAATTGAACTGAAACGGCTGTAATTGCTTCATAAGCCATCATGCAGGTCAGACAGATCTGAATATTGGGCCTGAACTTGTGGGCTGTCATCATTTCTGCCTTTATAATTAAGGCTTTTGAAATCTGGCAGTGGCTCATTAGGGTCAAACTGGGTGTTTAGTTAGAATATGGGATTATAGATTATAGATGTGCAGTAAAAcagttaactaaaaataaaaaaacccacaaaaataaatgtttgtttgtatatctgaaatacaataaatgttaaatgaaaataaaatatatatatatatatatatatatatatatacatataaattcaGCTAGTtgtcattatttcatttaagtactaaattaaacagaaagaaataaactgaaagactaatttttttcattttaaacttttcatttttgttcagtttaattTGCAGTATTAcagtaaactaaaactaataaataaaaatctataaaatttaatgacataaattaaaaacaaataaaaaatgaattttattccagctagaaattaataaaaatgacaaaaacacacaacaaaattattaaaacttgaact belongs to Labeo rohita strain BAU-BD-2019 unplaced genomic scaffold, IGBB_LRoh.1.0 scaffold_109, whole genome shotgun sequence and includes:
- the gpx9 gene encoding glutathione peroxidase 9, yielding MNALMDMYGGLKFTVLGFPCNQFGLQSPEENHETLNVLQYVRPGRGFLPKFPIFSKIEVNGSDEHPLYAYLKEALPFVNPVIGDIRKLYWSPIKANDIRWNFEKFLITPEGIPYKRYDPHCQFEDVERDIATLLQGRHLS